In Saccharothrix violaceirubra, the following are encoded in one genomic region:
- a CDS encoding SDR family NAD(P)-dependent oxidoreductase — translation MPDLSPVAAARRFSGGTAVRCGAVVLGYPELVRRAGRLAARLGEPGGRVAYLGGNSPELLITYLACAWHGSTFVPVNPRLSVAEADAVLRHCGAHAAVVEPGHPHAALDVRRVTGEGEPGKPVACAPDDLAMLLYTSGTTGRPKGVRLTYGNLHANGEGFGSVADTRPDDVNLVVTPLAHIGGLNCFTLRSLRRGGTTVLHRSFDPARVLRDLVAHRVNTMFAVPSMYAAIARVPGFADADLSALRVPIVSGAPVPPALIRLYAEHGVALQQAWGLTETSCYATYLPGADRIGSAGKPLPHNEIRLVDPDTGTPGPRGEVRVRGAGVTAGYWAEDPATGFDAEGWLRTGDVGVLDDDGYLYLVDRLRHLIITGGENVYPAEVEHALADCPGLVEVAVLGVPDAVRGEAVLAVVVGGGLTLAVVRRHASGRIADFKLPTRLRVVAALPRSPTGKVDRAALRDLVVDVRSTPPGFPHPVSAPGAATSPGRVLSADASSILDGFDPHTPFADLGVDSLGAIALRDRLAAATGLDLPSTLVYDHPMAAAVRDFLDGVEVSDGPGPDLVAEPIAIVGLAVRLPGGIDTPEALRDLVLSGGDVISGFPADRCWPGAGFGGFLDGAAEFDAEFFGIPDHEALATDPQQRVLLEVTWEAIERAGIDPRSLRDKDVGVFTGVFANDYAHRVPPDGHRATGGFAAMAAGRVSYVLGTTGPALVVDTACSSSLVALHLAVRSLRDGECSLALAGGVTVMTSPHGFVEFAKLGALAPDGRCRPFGPDAAGTVWSEGVGVLVLRRLSDAVAAGNPVLAVVRGTAVNSDGTSNGLTAPSGRAQRRVIRRALADAGLKPSEVDYVEAHGTGTVLGDRVEAAALADVYGDVAIGSVKAHVGHTQAAAGVVGVVNALLADGPRRVAVSSFGLSGGNAHVLLEHHDPALPGPARTSFRRKRFWLDPPSTGHPMVTAAVDDPETGGVLVAGSWSTAEHPWLLDHVVDGTPVLPGTVWLDVVAYAGALVGCPVVADLTVDRPLSPGGTFRVKVGAEHDGRRPVAVYAGSCRATGHVTSTVASPRPVAWPPDARPVPVDDFYTDREWGPAFRCLRAAWRGDDLFAEVALPAADPRYALHPALVDAALHAALLDDQGPVIPFAWEGVVRHGSASTLRVRLSRVDGGWSLAACDTEGRPVLSVTRMRTASAPVHVLAWRPTSGRADSTGWYVLRPERAEGLPAPERARVVVNRVRRDLLAFLRRHPTGRLVVNTRDAVAVRPDEEVDPVAAAVWGLVRCAQAEYPDRFVLVDGPPGEVADEEQCAVRGDAVFVPRLVPARTESTRTGSSRYGRTALITGGTGALGAVVARYLVSQGVTNLVLCSRRGREAPGAVELCAELREAGAWVDVVPCDVGDREAVRDLLDGLERAPDLVVHAAGVLADGAVDRTTPDRVDAVFRAKVDGAVWLSEFLPDAALVLFSSVAGVLGTPGQAAHAAACAFLDGLATRRPGVTSLAWGDWGGAEPAFAARAGVRPVDTGTALRLLCADAPAVLVPAVFDTGPLDRVPTPLRDLVPARRADLPSRVAALEPRDRSAFLVDVVLREASVLVARVTADRAFHDSGFDSLTAVALRDRLAAATGLALSPALVYEHPTPEALARHLLSRLEGECP, via the coding sequence GTGCCCGACCTGAGCCCGGTGGCGGCGGCCCGCCGGTTCTCCGGCGGGACGGCGGTGCGGTGCGGCGCCGTCGTGCTCGGGTACCCGGAACTGGTGCGCCGGGCCGGACGGCTGGCGGCCCGGCTGGGCGAGCCGGGCGGCCGGGTGGCCTACCTGGGCGGCAACAGCCCCGAGCTGCTCATCACGTACCTGGCGTGCGCGTGGCACGGCAGCACGTTCGTGCCGGTGAACCCGAGGCTGTCGGTCGCGGAGGCCGACGCCGTGCTGCGGCACTGCGGTGCGCACGCGGCCGTGGTCGAGCCCGGACACCCGCACGCGGCGCTGGACGTCCGGCGGGTGACCGGCGAGGGTGAGCCGGGCAAGCCGGTGGCGTGCGCGCCGGACGACCTGGCGATGCTGCTCTACACCTCGGGCACGACCGGACGGCCCAAAGGCGTGCGGCTCACGTACGGCAACCTGCACGCCAACGGCGAGGGTTTCGGCTCGGTGGCCGACACCCGGCCCGACGACGTCAACCTCGTGGTCACGCCGCTGGCCCACATCGGCGGCCTGAACTGCTTCACGCTGCGGTCCCTGCGCCGGGGCGGCACGACCGTGCTGCACCGGTCGTTCGACCCGGCACGCGTGCTGCGCGACCTGGTCGCGCACCGGGTGAACACGATGTTCGCGGTGCCGTCGATGTACGCGGCGATCGCCCGCGTGCCGGGCTTCGCGGACGCGGACCTGTCGGCGCTGCGGGTGCCGATCGTGTCCGGCGCGCCCGTGCCGCCCGCGCTGATCCGCCTCTACGCCGAGCACGGGGTCGCGCTCCAGCAGGCGTGGGGGCTGACCGAGACGTCGTGCTACGCCACCTACCTGCCGGGCGCCGACCGGATCGGGTCGGCCGGGAAACCGCTCCCCCACAACGAGATCCGCCTGGTCGACCCGGACACGGGGACGCCGGGCCCGCGGGGCGAGGTGCGGGTGCGGGGCGCGGGCGTCACGGCCGGGTACTGGGCCGAGGACCCGGCCACGGGGTTCGACGCCGAGGGCTGGCTGCGCACGGGCGACGTCGGCGTGCTGGACGACGACGGGTACCTGTACCTGGTCGACCGGCTGCGGCACCTGATCATCACCGGCGGCGAGAACGTCTACCCGGCCGAGGTCGAGCACGCCCTGGCCGACTGCCCCGGCCTGGTCGAGGTGGCGGTGCTCGGCGTGCCCGACGCCGTGCGGGGCGAGGCCGTGCTGGCGGTCGTGGTCGGCGGCGGGCTCACGTTGGCGGTGGTGCGGCGGCACGCGTCCGGGCGGATCGCGGACTTCAAGCTGCCGACCCGGCTGCGCGTGGTGGCCGCACTGCCCCGCTCGCCGACGGGCAAGGTGGACCGGGCCGCGTTGCGGGACCTGGTGGTCGACGTGCGGTCGACCCCGCCAGGGTTCCCGCACCCGGTGTCCGCACCAGGCGCGGCGACGTCGCCCGGCCGGGTCCTGTCGGCCGACGCGTCGTCGATCCTGGACGGCTTCGACCCGCACACGCCGTTCGCCGATCTGGGCGTGGACTCGCTGGGCGCGATCGCGTTGCGCGACCGGCTCGCGGCGGCCACCGGGCTGGACCTGCCGTCGACGCTGGTGTACGACCACCCGATGGCGGCGGCCGTCCGGGATTTCCTCGACGGCGTCGAGGTTTCCGACGGACCCGGACCCGACCTCGTCGCCGAGCCGATCGCGATCGTGGGTCTGGCCGTACGGTTGCCCGGCGGGATCGACACGCCGGAGGCGTTGCGGGACCTGGTGCTCTCCGGCGGCGACGTGATCTCCGGTTTCCCCGCCGACCGGTGTTGGCCGGGAGCGGGGTTCGGGGGGTTCCTCGACGGCGCCGCGGAGTTCGACGCGGAGTTCTTCGGCATCCCCGACCACGAGGCGCTCGCGACGGACCCGCAGCAACGCGTGTTGCTGGAGGTCACCTGGGAGGCGATCGAACGCGCCGGGATCGACCCGAGGTCGTTGCGGGACAAGGATGTCGGCGTGTTCACCGGCGTGTTCGCCAACGATTACGCCCACCGCGTGCCGCCGGACGGCCATCGGGCGACCGGCGGGTTCGCGGCGATGGCCGCCGGTCGGGTCTCGTACGTGCTCGGCACGACCGGTCCGGCGTTGGTGGTCGACACGGCCTGCTCGTCGTCGCTCGTGGCGTTGCACCTGGCCGTGCGGTCGCTGCGGGACGGTGAGTGCTCGCTGGCGTTGGCCGGTGGCGTGACGGTGATGACGTCGCCGCACGGGTTCGTGGAGTTCGCCAAGCTCGGCGCGCTCGCGCCGGACGGCCGGTGCCGGCCGTTCGGCCCCGATGCCGCCGGAACCGTGTGGTCCGAAGGCGTCGGAGTGCTGGTGCTCCGACGGTTGTCGGACGCCGTGGCCGCCGGGAATCCGGTATTGGCCGTGGTGCGCGGCACGGCGGTCAACTCCGACGGCACGTCGAACGGGCTGACCGCGCCGTCCGGTCGGGCCCAGCGCCGGGTGATCCGCCGGGCCTTGGCGGACGCGGGCCTGAAACCGTCCGAAGTGGACTACGTGGAGGCGCACGGCACCGGGACCGTGCTGGGCGACCGGGTCGAGGCGGCGGCATTGGCCGACGTGTACGGCGACGTGGCGATCGGCTCGGTGAAGGCGCACGTCGGCCACACGCAGGCGGCGGCGGGCGTGGTCGGCGTGGTGAACGCGCTCCTGGCGGACGGCCCGCGGCGGGTGGCCGTGTCGTCGTTCGGGCTGAGCGGCGGCAACGCCCACGTGCTGCTCGAACACCACGACCCGGCGCTGCCCGGTCCGGCGCGGACCTCGTTCCGGCGCAAGAGGTTCTGGCTCGACCCGCCGTCGACCGGGCACCCGATGGTCACGGCCGCGGTCGACGACCCGGAGACCGGTGGCGTGCTCGTGGCGGGCTCGTGGTCGACCGCCGAACACCCGTGGCTGCTCGACCACGTGGTCGACGGCACGCCCGTGCTGCCCGGCACGGTGTGGCTGGACGTCGTGGCCTACGCGGGCGCACTGGTGGGCTGTCCGGTCGTGGCGGACCTGACGGTCGACCGCCCACTGTCCCCGGGCGGGACGTTCCGGGTGAAGGTGGGTGCGGAACACGACGGCCGCCGACCCGTGGCCGTGTACGCCGGTTCCTGCCGGGCGACCGGACATGTGACGTCCACGGTGGCCTCGCCGCGTCCGGTGGCCTGGCCGCCGGACGCCCGGCCCGTGCCGGTCGACGACTTCTACACCGACCGCGAGTGGGGTCCGGCGTTCCGCTGCCTGCGTGCGGCTTGGCGGGGTGACGACCTGTTCGCCGAAGTCGCCTTGCCCGCCGCCGATCCCCGCTACGCGCTTCACCCCGCGTTGGTGGACGCGGCCTTGCACGCCGCGCTGCTCGACGACCAAGGGCCGGTGATCCCGTTCGCCTGGGAGGGCGTCGTGCGCCACGGGAGCGCGTCGACGTTGCGCGTGCGCCTGTCCCGCGTCGACGGCGGCTGGTCGTTGGCGGCCTGCGACACCGAAGGCCGACCGGTGCTGTCGGTCACCCGCATGCGGACGGCGTCCGCGCCCGTCCACGTCCTCGCGTGGCGGCCGACGAGCGGGCGTGCCGACTCGACGGGCTGGTACGTGCTGCGGCCCGAACGGGCGGAGGGCTTGCCGGCGCCCGAACGCGCCCGGGTCGTGGTGAACCGGGTGCGGCGGGACCTGCTCGCCTTCCTGCGCCGGCACCCGACCGGCCGACTGGTGGTCAACACCCGCGACGCCGTGGCCGTGCGCCCGGACGAAGAAGTAGACCCGGTGGCGGCGGCGGTCTGGGGCCTGGTGCGCTGCGCCCAGGCCGAGTACCCGGACCGGTTCGTGCTGGTCGACGGTCCGCCGGGCGAGGTGGCCGACGAAGAGCAGTGCGCCGTGCGCGGCGACGCGGTGTTCGTGCCCCGCCTGGTGCCCGCCCGCACCGAGTCGACCCGCACCGGATCTTCTCGGTACGGACGCACGGCGTTGATCACGGGCGGCACCGGGGCGCTCGGCGCCGTGGTGGCCCGGTACCTGGTGTCCCAGGGCGTCACGAACCTGGTGCTGTGCTCACGCCGGGGACGGGAAGCGCCGGGCGCCGTGGAACTGTGCGCGGAGTTGCGCGAGGCCGGGGCCTGGGTGGACGTGGTCCCGTGCGACGTCGGCGACCGCGAGGCCGTGCGTGACCTGCTCGACGGCCTGGAACGCGCACCCGACCTCGTCGTGCACGCGGCCGGGGTGCTCGCCGACGGCGCGGTGGACCGCACGACGCCCGACCGGGTCGACGCGGTGTTCCGGGCCAAGGTCGACGGCGCGGTGTGGTTGTCCGAGTTCCTGCCGGACGCCGCGCTCGTGCTGTTCTCCTCGGTCGCCGGGGTGCTCGGCACGCCCGGCCAGGCCGCGCACGCGGCGGCGTGCGCGTTCCTCGACGGCCTGGCGACCCGGCGGCCGGGCGTGACGTCGCTGGCCTGGGGCGACTGGGGCGGCGCCGAGCCGGCGTTCGCGGCCCGCGCGGGCGTGCGTCCGGTCGACACCGGCACGGCGTTGCGCCTGCTGTGCGCCGACGCGCCCGCCGTGCTGGTCCCGGCCGTGTTCGACACCGGACCGCTCGACCGCGTGCCGACGCCGTTGCGCGACCTCGTCCCGGCCCGACGGGCGGACCTGCCGTCGCGGGTCGCCGCGCTCGAACCCCGGGACCGGTCCGCGTTCCTGGTCGACGTGGTCCTGCGGGAGGCGTCGGTGCTGGTGGCCCGGGTGACCGCCGACCGCGCGTTCCACGACTCCGGGTTCGACTCCCTGACGGCCGTGGCGCTGCGCGACCGCCTCGCCGCCGCGACCGGTCTCGCGCTGTCGCCCGCCCTGGTCTACGAGCACCCCACCCCCGAAGCACTCGCCCGGCACCTGTTGTCCCGACTGGAAGGGGAATGCCCGTGA
- a CDS encoding diiron oxygenase, translated as MTEGIGPSVLRRIVAAWPRRAAVARDPQAADRTDPYDPEVPDYPLSVVPFAEHPRFQDASPERRSRVLTGLWLGYNERVVETERLVAEPGFRLLVDGAFPGTSPLLCQAIRQSIVDESYHTYMHWTAHTRTMELRGVRERPPRPTLVTYRRLRAAMDAMPEAWERDIAVLVWSAVAETCVNSLLALVARARDIQPMHSLITTLHLRDEAAHGSILVEVMRELFVHMGREQRAAVARCLPLALDAFAEQDPGVLLAELRAADVAGAEEIVGDLGPGRVVRDFTGARRLVAELGLLDRVDFDFGEQPDWSPLRDPDLRP; from the coding sequence GTGACGGAGGGAATCGGCCCCTCGGTGTTACGCCGGATCGTGGCCGCGTGGCCGCGCCGGGCCGCCGTGGCCCGCGACCCGCAGGCCGCCGACCGCACCGACCCGTACGACCCCGAGGTGCCCGACTACCCGTTGTCGGTGGTGCCGTTCGCCGAGCACCCGAGGTTCCAGGACGCGTCGCCCGAACGCCGGTCCCGGGTGCTGACCGGCCTGTGGCTGGGGTACAACGAACGCGTCGTGGAGACCGAACGCCTGGTCGCCGAACCGGGTTTCCGGCTGCTGGTGGACGGGGCGTTCCCCGGCACCTCGCCGTTGCTGTGCCAGGCGATCAGGCAGTCCATTGTGGACGAGAGTTACCACACGTACATGCACTGGACCGCGCACACGAGGACGATGGAGTTGCGCGGCGTCCGCGAACGGCCGCCGCGGCCGACGTTGGTGACCTACCGAAGACTTCGCGCCGCGATGGACGCGATGCCGGAGGCGTGGGAGCGCGACATCGCGGTGCTGGTGTGGAGCGCGGTCGCGGAGACGTGCGTCAACTCCCTGCTGGCACTGGTGGCCCGCGCCCGGGACATCCAGCCGATGCACTCGTTGATCACCACGCTGCACCTGCGCGACGAGGCCGCGCACGGCTCGATCCTGGTCGAGGTGATGCGGGAGCTGTTCGTGCACATGGGCCGTGAACAGCGGGCGGCCGTGGCCCGGTGCCTGCCCCTGGCCCTGGACGCCTTCGCCGAGCAGGACCCCGGCGTGCTGCTGGCCGAACTGCGCGCGGCGGACGTGGCGGGCGCCGAGGAGATCGTCGGCGACCTGGGGCCGGGCCGGGTGGTGCGCGACTTCACCGGCGCCCGGCGACTGGTGGCGGAACTGGGCCTGCTGGACCGGGTCGACTTCGACTTCGGCGAGCAACCCGACTGGTCCCCCCTGCGCGACCCCGACCTCCGCCCTTGA
- a CDS encoding PA2928 family protein has protein sequence MYKTPYGTPRRTRLVAPFALLVPLVLFAGLFFGGSYLMTPDPEIEIKAGIGTGRVAGRDVVLVPYERSGPRGMWQLMFHDMFQVRLAAVDPRDGRVLWDVQLSDRLVWDAAVVAAGERYAFVATASGPVLLDLVDGSHVAGPDDIAGLGAKFVASPDAYVYDPEGRRVLTVDSDGTVLAIPVDGTAAQPVDVPGWRPEKIRRSESTTASEASLGDDKITVRERSGAPGEVLARGTGIGTEVFHGARIVVDGGRAVGAEAGRILVVHDRSVNDRSAAVSAVSLTTGAVTATLPLGSSGVDRAVVLPDGTAAIATDDEVVVATPEGRLTRLEVGDTDFFGTPSR, from the coding sequence ATGTACAAGACGCCTTACGGGACGCCACGTCGCACCAGGCTGGTGGCGCCCTTCGCGTTGCTGGTGCCCCTGGTGCTGTTCGCCGGGCTGTTCTTCGGCGGCTCGTACCTGATGACGCCGGACCCGGAGATCGAGATCAAGGCCGGGATCGGCACCGGTCGGGTCGCCGGGCGCGACGTCGTGCTCGTGCCCTACGAGCGCAGCGGTCCGCGTGGCATGTGGCAGCTCATGTTCCACGACATGTTCCAGGTCCGGCTCGCCGCCGTCGACCCGCGCGACGGCCGCGTGCTGTGGGACGTGCAGCTCTCCGACCGGCTCGTGTGGGACGCGGCCGTGGTCGCGGCGGGCGAACGGTACGCGTTCGTCGCCACCGCGTCCGGTCCGGTCCTGCTCGACCTCGTCGACGGCTCGCACGTCGCCGGTCCGGACGACATCGCCGGTCTCGGCGCGAAGTTCGTGGCCTCGCCCGACGCCTACGTGTACGACCCCGAGGGACGGCGGGTGCTCACCGTCGACTCCGACGGCACGGTGCTCGCGATCCCCGTGGACGGCACGGCCGCACAGCCGGTCGACGTGCCGGGGTGGCGGCCCGAGAAGATCCGTCGGTCGGAGTCGACGACCGCGTCCGAGGCGTCGCTGGGCGACGACAAGATCACCGTGCGCGAACGGTCCGGCGCGCCCGGCGAGGTGCTGGCGCGCGGCACCGGAATCGGCACCGAGGTGTTCCACGGCGCCCGGATCGTGGTCGACGGCGGCCGGGCGGTGGGTGCCGAGGCCGGGCGGATCCTGGTCGTGCACGACCGTTCGGTCAACGACCGGTCCGCGGCGGTCAGCGCGGTGTCCCTGACGACCGGTGCCGTGACCGCCACGCTTCCCCTGGGTTCGAGCGGTGTCGACCGTGCCGTCGTGCTGCCCGACGGCACGGCCGCGATCGCCACCGACGACGAGGTGGTGGTCGCGACTCCCGAAGGCCGCCTCACCAGGCTCGAAGTCGGTGACACAGACTTCTTCGGTACCCCTTCCCGCTGA